The following proteins come from a genomic window of Chloroflexota bacterium:
- a CDS encoding polysaccharide biosynthesis tyrosine autokinase, which yields MELKEYIAPLLKWWWLIVAATLVATISSYMATKQQPPVYRARTTLMVGRPIQDPNPSSNELYLTRQLAAAYADIAQREPIRNATMKALGLPWLPEYHVRAIPNTNLLEITVIDISPERAQAVASELANQLVRMSPTNSNGVIEEHREFINQQLTKIEAAIAETEAELTKRQDELAQAFSARQIADLEGQITALQNKLNTLRRTYADLLAQLPSGATNAISILEPASLPTRPIGPNKKATILMAAALGFVLAAGAAYLLEYLDDTLKNAEDVKKTLGLATLAMVPKMKHNASLEDQLPLLSNGQSAIAESYRVLRTNLQFMAVSQPLRSLLITSPLPTEGKSLTVANLGIALAQSGRRVILIDADLHRPQLHRLFGLRNNVGVTSMLLDDQPRLDDALRETAVPGLWVLTSGPLPPNPAELLDSERMQRLLEQLRDQADILLLDSPPVTALSDAIILATRVDGVLLVLDAGVTRRDAARKATESLSQVNARVIGALLNRVPPREIGYGYYYYSHDGTKRHDTE from the coding sequence ATGGAATTGAAAGAGTATATTGCCCCCCTGCTCAAATGGTGGTGGCTGATCGTAGCGGCTACCCTTGTGGCCACGATCTCCAGCTATATGGCCACAAAACAACAGCCGCCGGTTTACCGTGCGCGCACCACCCTGATGGTGGGGCGTCCTATCCAGGATCCCAACCCGAGCAGCAACGAGCTGTATCTGACCCGACAACTGGCGGCAGCCTACGCAGATATCGCCCAGCGCGAGCCGATCCGCAACGCGACCATGAAGGCGTTGGGGCTGCCCTGGCTGCCGGAGTATCACGTGCGAGCCATTCCCAACACGAACCTGCTGGAGATTACCGTCATCGACATCAGCCCGGAACGGGCCCAGGCGGTGGCCAGCGAACTGGCCAACCAGCTGGTTCGGATGAGCCCGACCAACTCCAACGGGGTTATCGAGGAACATCGCGAGTTCATCAATCAACAACTCACCAAGATCGAAGCGGCTATCGCCGAGACTGAAGCGGAGCTCACCAAACGGCAGGACGAGCTGGCCCAGGCGTTCAGCGCTCGCCAGATCGCTGACCTTGAAGGACAGATCACGGCCCTGCAGAACAAGCTCAACACGCTGCGCCGCACGTACGCGGACTTGCTGGCACAGCTTCCCAGCGGCGCCACAAACGCCATCAGCATCCTGGAGCCGGCCTCGCTACCCACACGACCTATCGGCCCTAACAAGAAGGCGACCATCCTGATGGCAGCGGCCCTCGGCTTCGTTCTGGCCGCGGGAGCCGCCTATCTGCTCGAATACCTGGATGACACGCTGAAGAACGCCGAGGATGTGAAGAAGACCCTCGGGCTCGCGACGCTGGCCATGGTCCCCAAGATGAAGCATAACGCCTCACTTGAGGATCAGCTGCCCCTGCTATCCAACGGGCAATCGGCCATCGCGGAATCCTATCGCGTGCTGCGCACGAACCTGCAATTCATGGCTGTGAGCCAGCCACTGCGCTCGCTATTGATCACGAGCCCTCTCCCCACGGAGGGCAAATCCCTCACCGTAGCCAACCTGGGCATCGCGCTGGCCCAATCTGGCCGGAGGGTCATCCTCATCGACGCGGATCTGCACCGACCGCAACTGCATCGCCTCTTCGGATTGCGGAATAACGTCGGGGTGACCAGCATGTTGCTCGATGACCAGCCGCGTCTGGACGACGCTCTGAGGGAGACCGCCGTGCCCGGGCTGTGGGTTCTTACGTCGGGGCCGCTTCCCCCCAATCCCGCCGAGCTACTCGACTCGGAGCGCATGCAACGCTTACTGGAACAGCTCCGTGATCAAGCGGACATCCTGCTGCTGGACAGCCCGCCTGTCACGGCTCTATCGGATGCGATCATCCTGGCCACCCGTGTCGACGGCGTGCTGCTGGTGTTGGACGCAGGCGTGACCCGCCGGGATGCGGCGAGAAAGGCGACGGAGAGCTTGAGCCAGGTCAACGCCCGGGTGATCGGGGCGCTGTTGAACCGCGTGCCGCCGCGCGAGATCGGATATGGCTACTACTATTACAGCCACGATGGAACCAAGAGGCACGACACGGAATAG